One region of Triticum aestivum cultivar Chinese Spring chromosome 6B, IWGSC CS RefSeq v2.1, whole genome shotgun sequence genomic DNA includes:
- the LOC123138942 gene encoding uncharacterized protein, translating into MTSQSPAAGASTSPGGLAGSSTSPIIPAPHVAQVHSDDPAWKHCTIPDMTKKASVECNFCHGVYIGGITRMKYHLANFKVQNVVLCQQVPADVKQEMRELISRKDEAKEKKARESAIRRSDVNLDGNDAKAADEDDILGGGSGGGLLVLSGKRQSKGNTYGSMDKFCTKSTEEVVAARKGEGFSTKLQTKLSTQRREERRVRACEYVCQFFYEAGIAHNAVLLPSFELMLEAVGAFGTDMKGPTPYEMGGPYLQKSKKKVEEGFAGHKEAWKLTGCTVMTDAWTDKRGRGVMNLVVHSAYGVVFVDSVDCSDVRKDGKMIFDLVDRCIEEIGEKNVVQIVTDNASVNIAATTMMKVKRPSLFWNGCAAHTIDLMLEDIGKLPAIEQTIAKGKAVTVFLYAHTRVLALMTKFLGKDLVRSGITRFATTYLNLKSWQDNKKELQKLFRSDELNEMDHLKKAKGKNAAKIVRSETFWKAVDTVVNLFEPMANLLRRMDSDVPAMGFIHGCMLDAKKEISVRFDNDKSRFLEVWDIIDKRWDNKLKTALHMAGYYLNPYYYYPNKLDIEIDGSFKEGLITCISKMVHDPIKQ; encoded by the exons ATGACATCTCAGTCTCCAGCAGCCGGGGCAAGCACATCGCCAGGAG GCTTGGCTGGGTCAAGCACTTCACCAATAATCCCAGCACCTCATGTAGCTCAAGTGCACTCAGATGACCCAGCATGGAAGCATTGCACAATTCCAGACATGACCAAGAAGGCCTCTGTGGAATGCAACTTCTGCCATGGTGTTTACATTGGTGGTATTACTCGAATGAAGTACCACCTTGCAAATTTCAAGGTTCAAAATGTCGTTTTGTGCCAACAAGTTCCAGCTGATGTGAAGCAAGAGATGAGGGAGCTGATCTCAAGGAAAGATGAAGCAAAGGAAAAGAAGGCCAGGGAATCAGCAATACGCAGAAGTGACGTCAATTTGGATGGAAATGATGCTAAGGCTGCTGATGAAGATGACATCTTGGGTGGTGGTAGTGGGGGTGGTCTGCTTGTATTATCAGGGAAACGACAGAGTAAGGGCAACACATATGGTTCTATGGATAAGTTTTGCACCAAGTCAACAGAAGAGGTTGTGGCCGCAAGGAAGGGGGAAGGCTTTTCTACAAAGTTGCAAACCAAGTTGTCCACTCAaagaagggaagagaggagggtcCGTGCTTGTGAGTATGTTTGTCAGTTCTTCTATGAAGCCGGAATCGCCCACAATGCAGTCTTGCTTCCAAGCTTTGAACTTATGCTTGAAGCGGTTGGAGCGTTCGGGACAGACATGAAAGGCCCCACTCCTTATGAAATGGGTGGCCCTTACTTACAGAAGAGCAAGAAGAAAGTCGAGGAAGGATTTGCTGGACATAAAGAAGCATGGAAGCTCACTGGATGTACCGTCATGACAGATGCATGGACAGACAAAAGAGGAAGGGGAGTGATGAATTTGGTAGTTCATAGTGCCTATGGTGTTGTTTTTGTTGATTCTGTGGATTGTTCAGATGTGAGAAAAGATGGCAAGATGATATTTGATCTTGTTGATAGATGCATAGAAGAAATTGGGGAGAAGAATGTCGTTCAAATTGTAACGGATAATGCCTCAGTCAATATAGCAGCAACAACAATGATGAAAGTGAAGCGTCCCTCCCTATTTTGGAATGGTTGTGCAGCCCACACAATTGATTTGATGTTGGAGGACATAGGGAAGCTTCCTGCAATCGAACAAACAATTGCCAAAGGAAAGGCTGTGACGGTGTTCCTTTATGCGCATACACGAGTTTTGGCATTGATGACAAAATTTCTTGGAAAAGACCTAGTCCGCTCTGGTATTACTAGGTTTGCAACAACATATTTGAACTTGAAGAGCTGGCAGGACAACAAAAAAGAGCTACAAAAGTTGTTCAGGTCCGATGAACTCAATGAAATGGACCACCTAAAAAAGGCAAAGGGGAAGAACGCAGCTAAAATCGTTCGCTCTGAAACTTTCTGGAAAGCAGTAGATACCGTTGTCAATTTGTTTGAGCCAATGGCAAATCTTTTGAGGAGGATGGATAGTGATGTTCCGGCAATGGGCTTTATTCATGGTTGTATGTTGGATGCAAAGAAAGAGATCTCCGTGAGGTTTGACAATGACAAGTCTCGCTTTCTGGAAGTGTGGGACATCATTGACAAGAGATGGGACAACAAGTTGAAGACTGCATTACATATGGCTGGATACTACTTGAACCCATACTATTATTATCCAAACAAGCTTGATATTGAGATCGATGGTAGTTTCAAAGAAGGGCTGATAACTTGTATTTCAAAGATGGTTCATGATCCTATCAAGCAATAA